From the Daucus carota subsp. sativus chromosome 8, DH1 v3.0, whole genome shotgun sequence genome, one window contains:
- the LOC108197818 gene encoding G-type lectin S-receptor-like serine/threonine-protein kinase At4g27290, with translation MKLATIILFCCILSSTLMNSRAGDTISANQGFRDGDTVTSAGGEFELGFFSPGSSTNRYLGIWYKKISRGTVVWVANRDVPVMNTSGLVQVNRKGILLQAVDSSAGVIWSWSSRRAMNNPVVQLLDTGNLVLRDADNNLVWQSFDYPGDNLLPGMKLGIDLVTGLNRIYSSWKSVVDPSVGSFSNRVDPNGFPQYVLTKGSVIWSRTGLWNGYKFEGLPNRNPNGIFKDEFVFNKREIYYRFVLINTTSAIMRFVLTPTGDSKLLVWNDQQQIWMVYLSLQDSDCDRYGLCGGYGICNINKTPRCECLRGFVPKFQEKWKAADWSSGCIRRTNLVCGTDEGFVKYSGVKLPDTRHSWYNTNMNLQECEKLCLKNCSCTAFANADVRRGGHVCVLWFTELIDIRDYSEDGQDIYVRMPSSELVKSRRAEWMLEFILILAILAVVLLGGIFLLIYKKKKMQKEESFKLNLESVALTKIENEDLELPLFDFRSIANATSNFCPDNILGEGGFGPVYKGKLTDGLEIAVKRLSRNSSQGLDEFKNEVSCIAKLQHRNLVTLLGCCTEKGERILIYEYMANKSLDSFIFDNNVRNALDWPKLYNIINGIARGLLYLHQDSKLRIIHRDLKASNILLDHDMNPKISDFGMARSFGGNETEANTSRVVGTYGYMSPEYAIDGQFSVKSDVYSFGVLLVEIVSGVKNRLFSHPDHSLNLLGHAWMSYKQDKLLALINGVILEPRDYHEVFRVIQIGLLCVQHNPKDRPVMSQVVLMLNSNMKLHDPKQPGFFMERYLLESDEYLSNPNLSSSNQLTITTLLPRE, from the exons ATGAAGTTGGCTACCATCATTCTCTTTTGCTGCATTTTATCCTCTACTTTGATGAACTCCAGGGCAGGAGACACCATCTCAGCAAATCAGGGTTTTCGAGACGGTGACACTGTCACATCTGCTGGGGGGGAATTCGAACTGGGATTTTTCAGCCCAGGCAGTTCGACGAACCGATATCTGGGTATATGGTACAAGAAAATCTCAAGAGGGACTGTTGTATGGGTTGCTAATAGAGATGTTCCTGTTATGAATACCTCAGGCTTAGTACAGGTGAATCGAAAGGGAATTTTATTGCAAGCGGTGGATAGTAGTGCTGGTGTAATTTGGTCGTGGAGTTCGCGTAGAGCAATGAATAATCCTGTTGTGCAGTTATTAGATACTGGGAATTTGGTTCTAAGGGATGCAGATAACAATTTAGTGTGGCAGAGCTTTGATTACCCTGGGGACAATTTGTTACCCGGCATGAAGCTTGGAATAGACCTGGTTACGGGTCTCAACAGGATTTATTCGTCGTGGAAAAGCGTTGTTGATCCGTCTGTTGGTAGTTTTAGCAACCGTGTTGATCCTAATGGTTTTCCACAATATGTTCTGACCAAAGGTTCAGTGATTTGGTCCAGGACTGGACTGTGGAATGGTTATAAATTTGAAGGCCTTCCCAACAGGAACCCGAATGGAATTTTTAAAGATGAGTTTGTTTTTAACAAAAGGGAAATTTATTATAGGTTTGTTCTTATCAATACAACTTCTGCTATAATGAGGTTCGTGCTGACTCCTACAGGGGATTCTAAGCTTCTTGTGTGGAATGATCAGCAACAAATCTGGATGGTTTACCTTAGTCTGCAGGACAGTGATTGTGATCGTTATGGACTGTGTGGTGGCTATGGAATATGTAATATAAACAAAACTCCAAGATGTGAATGCTTGAGAGGCTTTGTACCGAAATTCCAGGAGAAGTGGAAGGCGGCAGATTGGTCTAGTGGATGCATCCGCAGAACTAATCTTGTCTGTGGGACTGATGAGGGTTTTGTGAAATATTCGGGTGTGAAGTTACCTGATACACGTCATTCTTGGTATAACACGAATATGAACCTTCAAGAATGTGAGAAATTGTGCCTGAAAAACTGTTCGTGTACAGCTTTTGCAAATGCAGATGTTAGAAGAGGTGGACATGTATGTGTGTTATGGTTTACTGAGCTAATTGATATTAGAGACTACTCTGAAGATGGACAAGATATATATGTAAGAATGCCATCGTCTGAATTAG TAAAGAGTCGCAGAgcagagtggatgctagagttCATCCTCATTTTAGCCATACTAGCAGTAGTACTACTTGGAGGAATATTTCTTCTAATAtacaagaagaaaaagatgcaGAAAGAAG AAAGCTTCAAACTGAATTTGGAAAGTGTTGCCTTGACAAAAATTGAGAATGAAGATCTGGAGTTGCCATTATTTGACTTCAGAAGCATTGCAAATGCCACGAGTAACTTCTGCCCAGACAACATACTTGGAGAGGGTGGCTTTGGACCTGTATACAAG GGCAAGCTGACTGATGGACTAGAAATAGCGGTGAAAAGGCTTTCAAGAAACTCAAGTCAAGGACTAGATGAGTTTAAAAATGAAGTTTCATGTATTGCCAAACTTCAGCACAGAAATCTGGTGACACTTCTTGGTTGCTGCACAGAGAAAGGAGAAAGGATATTGATATACGAATATATGGCCAACAAAAGTCTAGATTCATTCATTTTTG ATAATAACGTCAGAAACGCTCTGGACTGGCCGAAGCTATACAACATAATAAATGGCATTGCTAGAGGACTTCTGTATCTTCACCAAGATTCAAAGCTAAGGATCATACATAGAGATCTCAAAGCCAGTAACATATTACTTGATCATGATATGAATCCAAAGATTTCAGACTTTGGCATGGCAAGAAGTTTTGGAGGCAATGAAACTGAAGCTAATACATCAAGGGTTGTTGGGACATA TGGTTACATGTCCCCGGAGTATGCTATTGATGGACAATTTTCTGTTAAATCAGATGTATATAGTTTTGGCGTTTTACTGGTAGAGATAGTAAGTGGAGTGAAAAACAGATTATTCAGTCATCCTGATCACAGCTTAAACCTTCTGGGGCAT GCATGGATGAGTTACAAACAAGACAAACTGTTGGCACTCATTAATGGCGTGATCTTGGAGCCCCGTGACTATCATGAAGTCTTTCGAGTCATACAAATAGGATTATTGTGCGTTCAACATAATCCAAAGGACCGGCCAGTGATGTCACAGGTGGTTCTAATGTTAAACAGTAATATGAAACTGCATGATCCTAAGCAACCTGGTTTTTTCATGGAGAGATATTTGCTTGAATCAGATGAATATTTAAGCAACCCTAATCTGTCATCATCCAACCAATTAACAATCACCACTCTCCTACCTCGAGAATAG